A single window of Dendropsophus ebraccatus isolate aDenEbr1 chromosome 5, aDenEbr1.pat, whole genome shotgun sequence DNA harbors:
- the LOC138792195 gene encoding olfactory receptor 51G2-like, translated as MLNSSCFPTTFLLMGLSRQEDIYDWISIVICFMFFVSFTGNGLVLHVIYCDYKLRQPMFLFLSTLAVIDISFSLLTSPSVLSIFLFHHHNILSQVCLLQMFFIHLLSITESSILAAMAYDRFVAICHPLRYTAILTNTLVAKIILVSIIRGTSLLPAVSSLPFLPYCKGNVLSHSYCLHQDVMKLACDGTNTFNIIFGLAVILCTATVDLIFIVVFYVLIITSVLQVTSKREQYKLFNTCVSHLCAVCLFYTPMVTLSIIHRFDIHASPVFIDFVANSYIFVPQILNPIIYSIRSRQIRESFFRTFRFLVVKWQ; from the coding sequence ATGCTAAATAGCAGCTGTTTTCCCACCACTTTCCTTCTCATGGGGTTGTCGAGACAGGAGGACATCTATGATTGGATCTCCATTGTTATCTGTTTCATGTTCTTTGTCTCCTTCACCGGGAATGGTCTCGTCCTCCACGTGATCTATTGTGACTACAAGCTCCGTCAGCCAATGTTCCTATTTTTGTCCACACTGGCCGTCATTGACATCTCCTTCTCACTGCTCACAAGCCCCTCGGTGCTCAGTATCTTCTTGTTTCATCACCATAACATTCTCTCTCAGGTGTGTCTTCTACAGATGTTCTTCATCCACTTATTATCCATCACAGAGTCTTCAATCTTGGCAGCCATGGCCTATGACCGTTTTGTTGCCATCTGTCATCCTCTAAGGTACACAGCCATTCTTACCAACACACTGGTGGCCAAGATCATCCTGGTTTCAATCATCCGAGGGACATCACTTCTACCAGCAGTAAGCAGTCTTCCATTCCTTCCATACTGTAAGGGGAACGTCCTGTCCCACTCATACTGTTTGCACCAAGACGTGATGAAGTTGGCGTGTGATGGCACCAATACCTTTAACATCATATTTGGCCTTGCTGTCATTCTCTGCACCGCCACTGTAGACTTGATCTTTATTGTGGTCTTCTACGTCTTGATCATCACATCCGTCCTCCAGGTCACCTCCAAGCGGGAGCAGTACAAGTTATTTAACACGTGTGTGTCACATCTCTGTGCCGTCTGCCTTTTCTACACCCCAATGGTAACGCTATCGATAATCCACAGGTTTGATATCCACGCATCTCCAGTTTTTATAGACTTTGTTGCCAATTCGTACATATTTGTTCCACAAATACTAAACCCAATAATTTACAGCATCAGGAGTCGTCAGATACGTGAGAGCTTCTTTAGAACCTTCCGCTTCTTAGTCGTGAAGTGGCAATAA
- the LOC138793337 gene encoding olfactory receptor 51E1-like — translation MSTTGQPNCSHIGHFLLSGIPYLEDFNLWLGILLISMYIVAVMGNSSILYIIRVDQELHEPMYIFLFMLSVVDLLIATTTMPKMLGIFWRDNKEIPFGNCLTQMFFIHFLSTLESGILVAMAVDRYVAICHPLRYSSILTNERIFKMSILIVGRGILYMVPIPLIINRFLKWKDNVLSHSYCLHQEVMKLACEDITVNIIYGLFINILGMGIDSLFISISYLLIIKTVHGLVEDASMKAFSTCTAHICAVLIYYIPIIGISVVHRFKNPTAPNLHILFGNVYLLVSPVINPLIYGIKTKQIHVGFKKVYSQVKTSRNI, via the coding sequence ATGTCAACCACTGGCCAACCCAACTGCAGCCACATCGGCCATTTCCTGCTCAGCGGGATCCCGTATCTGGAGGACTTCAACCTCTGGCTTGGGATTCTCCTCATCTCAATGTACATTGTCGCAGTGATGGGGAATTCTTCCATTCTCTACATCATTAGGGTGGACCAGGAGCTTCATGAGCCCATGTACATCTTCCTCTTCATGTTGTCAGTGGTAGACCTATTGATTGCCACCACCACCATGCCGAAGATGCTGGGGATCTTTTGGAGAGACAACAAGGAGATCCCATTTGGTAATTGTCTTACCCAGATGTTCTTCATCCACTTCCTTTCTACTCTGGAGTCTGGGATCTTGGTGGCCATGGCTGTGGATCGCTATGTGGCTATCTGTCACCCATTAAGATACTCGTCTATTCTAACCAATGAGAGAATTTTTAAGATGTCCATCCTGATCGTGGGGAGAGGCATTCTTTACATGGTTCCCATCCCGCTAATCATCAATCGGTTTCTGAAGTGGAAGGATAACGTCCTATCACATTCCTACTGCCTGCACCAAGAGGTAATGAAGCTGGCTTGTGAGGACATTACGGTCAATATTATTTATGGACTTTTCATCAACATCTTGGGCATGGGTATCGACTCGCTCTTCATCTCTATTTCTTACCTGCTGATCATTAAGACGGTGCACGGTCTTGTGGAAGATGCCAGCATGAAGGCCTTCAGTACGTGTACTGCCCACATCTGTGCTGTCCTCATCTACTACATCCCAATCATTGGTATCTCCGTTGTACACAGGTTCAAGAACCCCACAGCTCCGAACCTTCATATTCTTTTTGGGAATGTCTATCTCCTGGTGTCccccgtcattaaccccttaatctaTGGGATTAAAACCAAACAGATCCACGTTGGATTTAAAAAGGTTTATAGTCAGGTGAAAACCTCCAGGAACATATGA